In Microtus pennsylvanicus isolate mMicPen1 chromosome 17, mMicPen1.hap1, whole genome shotgun sequence, one genomic interval encodes:
- the Thap4 gene encoding peroxynitrite isomerase THAP4 isoform X1, producing MWVLTGPDRPALRRPFGSTQEPARAALVRRSHLSVQTATRACLGTDSPPAAATTLAPWPGRPGAAWCGRQRAAILPYGSAAAHVPSRVAALPRGGSDQRAGGKDQRLAAPTTEARNGDLLRGRELFQQAGQRREARCLLPQVRGPPPGPPRPRPGRARGETEAARFPLKDSKRLIQWLKAVQRDNWTPTKYSFLCSEHFTKDSFSKRLEDQHRLLKPTAVPSIFHLSEKKRGAGGHGHARRKTMRGHTSTATGKGAVGSSLPSTDNLMAKPESRKLKRASPQSDAAPKATPGAVSQEQGQSLERTPGTGLAVPLATHQKEAEVSATEADHQKASSSDDAGGADKSGISMDDFTPPGSGACKFIGSLHSYSFSSKHTREKPSVPREPIDRKRPKRDMEPRCSGNSVAQSPPSSSLTATPQKASQSPSAPPTDVTPKPAAEAVQSEHSDASPMSINEVILSASGACKLIDSLHSYCFSARQNKSQVCCLREQVEKKNGELKSLRQRVNRSDSQVRKLQEKLDELRRASLPYLPYLSGLLPPSHEPPKMNPVVEPLSWMLGTWLSDPPGVGTFPTLQPFQYLEEVHISHVGQPMLNFSFNSFHPDTHKPMHRECGFIRLKPDTNKVAFVSAQNTGIVEVEEGEVNGHELCISSHSISRISFAKEPHVEQITRKFRLNSEGKLEQTVSMATTTQPMTQHLHVTYKKVTP from the exons ATGTGGGTCCTGACCGGACCCGATCGCCCCGCCCTCCGCCGCCCCTTCGGAAGCACCCAGGAGCCGGCCCGAGCTGCGCTCGTCCGGCGCAGCCATCTTTCCGTACAGACGGCAACCCGCGCATGTCTCGGTACGGACTCGCCGCCCGCTGCGGCCACGACGCTCGCGCCGTGGCCCGGCCGCCCGGGCGCAGCGTGGTGCGGGCGGCAGCGCGCAGCCATCTTGCCGTACGGCTCGGCCGCGGCCCACGTCCCGAGCCGTGTCGCCGCGCTCCCTCGGGGCGGGTCGGACCAGCGGGCGGGCGGCAAGGACCAGAGACTGGCGGCGCCTACGACCGAGGCCCGCAATGGTGATCTGCTGCGCGGCCGTGAACTGTTCCAACAGGCAGGGCAAAGGCGAGAAGCGCGCTGTCTCCTTCCACAGGTACGCGGCCCGCCTCCGGGTCCGCCACGCCCCCGCCCGGGCCGGGCccgtggggaaactgaggccgcGCG GTTCCCCCTAAAGGATTCCAAACGACTGATCCAGTGGTTAAAAGCTGTTCAGAGGGATAACTGGACCCCCACAAAGTATTCGTTCCTCTGTAGTGAGCATTTTACCAAAGACAGTTTCTCCAAAAGACTGGAGGACCAGCATCGCCTACTGAAGCCCACAGCTGTGCCCTCTATTTTCCACCTGTCGGAGAAGAAGAGGGGGGCTGGAGGCCATGGCCATGCTAGGAGAAAGACCATGAGGGGCCACACAAGCACAGCAACAGGGAAAGGAGCCGTAGGTTCCTCACTGCCTTCAACAGATAACTTGATGGCCAAGCCTGAGTCTCGAAAGTTGAAGCGAGCTTCTCCACAAAGTGATGCCGCCCCCAAGGCCACTCCAGGTGCTGTCAGTCAGGAGCAGGGGCAGTCCCTGGAAAGAACTCCAGGAACTGGACTGGCCGTCCCTCTGGCCACCCACCAGAAGGAAGCAGAAGTGTCTGCTACAGAGGCTGACCACCAGAAGGCCTCTTCCTCTGATGATGCAGGTGGGGCAGACAAGAGTGGCATCTCCATGGACGACTTTACGCCCCCGGGATCTGGAGCTTGCAAGTTCATTGGCTCACTTCATTCTTATAGTTTCTCCTCCAAGCACACTCGAGAGAAGCCGTCTGTCCCCCGTGAACCCATTGACCGAAAGAGGCCCAAGAGAGATATGGAGCCAAGGTGCAGTGGGAATAGTGTGGCCCAGAGTCCCCCAAGTTCCTCACTTACAGCCACCCCTCAGAAGGCTTCCCAGAGCCCCTCTGCCCCTCCTACGGATGTAACCCCAAAGCCAGCTGCAGAAGCTGTGCAGAGTGAGCACAGCGATGCCAGTCCCATGTCCATCAACGAGGTCATCCTGTCAGCCTCCGGGGCCTGCAAGCTCATCGACTCTCTGCACTCTTACTGCTTTTCGGCTCGGCAGAACAAGAGCCAGGTGTGCTGCCTGCGGGAGCAGGTGGAAAAGAAGAACGGAGAGCTGAAGAGTCTCCGGCAGAGGGTCAACCGCTCTGACAGCCAGGTTCGCAAGCTGCAGGAGAAGCTGGATGAGCTGAGGAGAGCGAGTCTCCCCTACCTCCCCTACCTAAGTGGCCTGCTGCCCCCCAGCCATG AGCCTCCCAAGATGAACCCAGTGGTGGAGCCGCTGTCCTGGATGCTGGGTACCTGGCTGTCAGACCCGCCAGGAGTTGGTACCTTTCCTACACTGCAGCCCTTCCAGTACCTGGAGGAGGTGCACATCTCCCATGTGGGCCAGCCTATGCTCAACTTCTC GTTCAACTCCTTCcatccagacacacacaaaccaatGCACAGAGAGTGTGGCTTCATCCGCCTCAAGCCTGACACCAACAAGGTGGCCTTCGTCAGTGCCCAGAACACAG GTATAGTGGAAGTTGAGGAGGGTGAAGTGAACGGGCACGAGCTCTGTATCTCATCCCATTCCATCTCCAGGATCTCCTTTGCCAAGGAGCCCCACGTGGAGCAG ATTACTCGAAAATTCAGA
- the Thap4 gene encoding peroxynitrite isomerase THAP4 isoform X3 codes for MSRFPLKDSKRLIQWLKAVQRDNWTPTKYSFLCSEHFTKDSFSKRLEDQHRLLKPTAVPSIFHLSEKKRGAGGHGHARRKTMRGHTSTATGKGAVGSSLPSTDNLMAKPESRKLKRASPQSDAAPKATPGAVSQEQGQSLERTPGTGLAVPLATHQKEAEVSATEADHQKASSSDDAGGADKSGISMDDFTPPGSGACKFIGSLHSYSFSSKHTREKPSVPREPIDRKRPKRDMEPRCSGNSVAQSPPSSSLTATPQKASQSPSAPPTDVTPKPAAEAVQSEHSDASPMSINEVILSASGACKLIDSLHSYCFSARQNKSQVCCLREQVEKKNGELKSLRQRVNRSDSQVRKLQEKLDELRRASLPYLPYLSGLLPPSHEPPKMNPVVEPLSWMLGTWLSDPPGVGTFPTLQPFQYLEEVHISHVGQPMLNFSFNSFHPDTHKPMHRECGFIRLKPDTNKVAFVSAQNTGIVEVEEGEVNGHELCISSHSISRISFAKEPHVEQITRKFRLNSEGKLEQTVSMATTTQPMTQHLHVTYKKVTP; via the exons ATGTCTCG GTTCCCCCTAAAGGATTCCAAACGACTGATCCAGTGGTTAAAAGCTGTTCAGAGGGATAACTGGACCCCCACAAAGTATTCGTTCCTCTGTAGTGAGCATTTTACCAAAGACAGTTTCTCCAAAAGACTGGAGGACCAGCATCGCCTACTGAAGCCCACAGCTGTGCCCTCTATTTTCCACCTGTCGGAGAAGAAGAGGGGGGCTGGAGGCCATGGCCATGCTAGGAGAAAGACCATGAGGGGCCACACAAGCACAGCAACAGGGAAAGGAGCCGTAGGTTCCTCACTGCCTTCAACAGATAACTTGATGGCCAAGCCTGAGTCTCGAAAGTTGAAGCGAGCTTCTCCACAAAGTGATGCCGCCCCCAAGGCCACTCCAGGTGCTGTCAGTCAGGAGCAGGGGCAGTCCCTGGAAAGAACTCCAGGAACTGGACTGGCCGTCCCTCTGGCCACCCACCAGAAGGAAGCAGAAGTGTCTGCTACAGAGGCTGACCACCAGAAGGCCTCTTCCTCTGATGATGCAGGTGGGGCAGACAAGAGTGGCATCTCCATGGACGACTTTACGCCCCCGGGATCTGGAGCTTGCAAGTTCATTGGCTCACTTCATTCTTATAGTTTCTCCTCCAAGCACACTCGAGAGAAGCCGTCTGTCCCCCGTGAACCCATTGACCGAAAGAGGCCCAAGAGAGATATGGAGCCAAGGTGCAGTGGGAATAGTGTGGCCCAGAGTCCCCCAAGTTCCTCACTTACAGCCACCCCTCAGAAGGCTTCCCAGAGCCCCTCTGCCCCTCCTACGGATGTAACCCCAAAGCCAGCTGCAGAAGCTGTGCAGAGTGAGCACAGCGATGCCAGTCCCATGTCCATCAACGAGGTCATCCTGTCAGCCTCCGGGGCCTGCAAGCTCATCGACTCTCTGCACTCTTACTGCTTTTCGGCTCGGCAGAACAAGAGCCAGGTGTGCTGCCTGCGGGAGCAGGTGGAAAAGAAGAACGGAGAGCTGAAGAGTCTCCGGCAGAGGGTCAACCGCTCTGACAGCCAGGTTCGCAAGCTGCAGGAGAAGCTGGATGAGCTGAGGAGAGCGAGTCTCCCCTACCTCCCCTACCTAAGTGGCCTGCTGCCCCCCAGCCATG AGCCTCCCAAGATGAACCCAGTGGTGGAGCCGCTGTCCTGGATGCTGGGTACCTGGCTGTCAGACCCGCCAGGAGTTGGTACCTTTCCTACACTGCAGCCCTTCCAGTACCTGGAGGAGGTGCACATCTCCCATGTGGGCCAGCCTATGCTCAACTTCTC GTTCAACTCCTTCcatccagacacacacaaaccaatGCACAGAGAGTGTGGCTTCATCCGCCTCAAGCCTGACACCAACAAGGTGGCCTTCGTCAGTGCCCAGAACACAG GTATAGTGGAAGTTGAGGAGGGTGAAGTGAACGGGCACGAGCTCTGTATCTCATCCCATTCCATCTCCAGGATCTCCTTTGCCAAGGAGCCCCACGTGGAGCAG ATTACTCGAAAATTCAGA
- the Thap4 gene encoding peroxynitrite isomerase THAP4 isoform X2, with translation MVICCAAVNCSNRQGKGEKRAVSFHRFPLKDSKRLIQWLKAVQRDNWTPTKYSFLCSEHFTKDSFSKRLEDQHRLLKPTAVPSIFHLSEKKRGAGGHGHARRKTMRGHTSTATGKGAVGSSLPSTDNLMAKPESRKLKRASPQSDAAPKATPGAVSQEQGQSLERTPGTGLAVPLATHQKEAEVSATEADHQKASSSDDAGGADKSGISMDDFTPPGSGACKFIGSLHSYSFSSKHTREKPSVPREPIDRKRPKRDMEPRCSGNSVAQSPPSSSLTATPQKASQSPSAPPTDVTPKPAAEAVQSEHSDASPMSINEVILSASGACKLIDSLHSYCFSARQNKSQVCCLREQVEKKNGELKSLRQRVNRSDSQVRKLQEKLDELRRASLPYLPYLSGLLPPSHEPPKMNPVVEPLSWMLGTWLSDPPGVGTFPTLQPFQYLEEVHISHVGQPMLNFSFNSFHPDTHKPMHRECGFIRLKPDTNKVAFVSAQNTGIVEVEEGEVNGHELCISSHSISRISFAKEPHVEQITRKFRLNSEGKLEQTVSMATTTQPMTQHLHVTYKKVTP, from the exons ATGGTGATCTGCTGCGCGGCCGTGAACTGTTCCAACAGGCAGGGCAAAGGCGAGAAGCGCGCTGTCTCCTTCCACAG GTTCCCCCTAAAGGATTCCAAACGACTGATCCAGTGGTTAAAAGCTGTTCAGAGGGATAACTGGACCCCCACAAAGTATTCGTTCCTCTGTAGTGAGCATTTTACCAAAGACAGTTTCTCCAAAAGACTGGAGGACCAGCATCGCCTACTGAAGCCCACAGCTGTGCCCTCTATTTTCCACCTGTCGGAGAAGAAGAGGGGGGCTGGAGGCCATGGCCATGCTAGGAGAAAGACCATGAGGGGCCACACAAGCACAGCAACAGGGAAAGGAGCCGTAGGTTCCTCACTGCCTTCAACAGATAACTTGATGGCCAAGCCTGAGTCTCGAAAGTTGAAGCGAGCTTCTCCACAAAGTGATGCCGCCCCCAAGGCCACTCCAGGTGCTGTCAGTCAGGAGCAGGGGCAGTCCCTGGAAAGAACTCCAGGAACTGGACTGGCCGTCCCTCTGGCCACCCACCAGAAGGAAGCAGAAGTGTCTGCTACAGAGGCTGACCACCAGAAGGCCTCTTCCTCTGATGATGCAGGTGGGGCAGACAAGAGTGGCATCTCCATGGACGACTTTACGCCCCCGGGATCTGGAGCTTGCAAGTTCATTGGCTCACTTCATTCTTATAGTTTCTCCTCCAAGCACACTCGAGAGAAGCCGTCTGTCCCCCGTGAACCCATTGACCGAAAGAGGCCCAAGAGAGATATGGAGCCAAGGTGCAGTGGGAATAGTGTGGCCCAGAGTCCCCCAAGTTCCTCACTTACAGCCACCCCTCAGAAGGCTTCCCAGAGCCCCTCTGCCCCTCCTACGGATGTAACCCCAAAGCCAGCTGCAGAAGCTGTGCAGAGTGAGCACAGCGATGCCAGTCCCATGTCCATCAACGAGGTCATCCTGTCAGCCTCCGGGGCCTGCAAGCTCATCGACTCTCTGCACTCTTACTGCTTTTCGGCTCGGCAGAACAAGAGCCAGGTGTGCTGCCTGCGGGAGCAGGTGGAAAAGAAGAACGGAGAGCTGAAGAGTCTCCGGCAGAGGGTCAACCGCTCTGACAGCCAGGTTCGCAAGCTGCAGGAGAAGCTGGATGAGCTGAGGAGAGCGAGTCTCCCCTACCTCCCCTACCTAAGTGGCCTGCTGCCCCCCAGCCATG AGCCTCCCAAGATGAACCCAGTGGTGGAGCCGCTGTCCTGGATGCTGGGTACCTGGCTGTCAGACCCGCCAGGAGTTGGTACCTTTCCTACACTGCAGCCCTTCCAGTACCTGGAGGAGGTGCACATCTCCCATGTGGGCCAGCCTATGCTCAACTTCTC GTTCAACTCCTTCcatccagacacacacaaaccaatGCACAGAGAGTGTGGCTTCATCCGCCTCAAGCCTGACACCAACAAGGTGGCCTTCGTCAGTGCCCAGAACACAG GTATAGTGGAAGTTGAGGAGGGTGAAGTGAACGGGCACGAGCTCTGTATCTCATCCCATTCCATCTCCAGGATCTCCTTTGCCAAGGAGCCCCACGTGGAGCAG ATTACTCGAAAATTCAGA